From Sediminibacterium sp. TEGAF015, a single genomic window includes:
- a CDS encoding GrpB family protein encodes MLIHPYSPHWNSQFDAIKQFLDKALQGINYRIEHIGSTAVPGLAAKPIIDIDIVYKDPIDFHSIKTALEVIGYSHKGNQGIEDREVFKRQEGGQHEVLDSIRHHLYVCSADSPALQRHLITRDYLRNNEWAKAEYQQLKYDLAEKAGQDQKSYAALKELHVNSLIDKFYPTIENIAESNETTESTKTTESTDTMEVHHHAHHDHGKKNWKSYFWEFFMLFLAVFCGFLAEYQLEHKIENDRAKELAKSLYTELYEDSIRLNKVMELRLEKELALKYLMQYFAKADFKQEADSAIRAMAFAYITVSNKTIFEPTDGVLIQLQSSGSRRYFKKQSIQDAISKLYSSIHFIRMRNERELLYMSNSLRTFYLKHLDYMWLEQFMNSGKLSVADAYLRKNPVNEIKPFFKKPEQMDRDEAINLAGNLLLMMRGIKLTTWPDYRASATSVMSQLRQEYDFD; translated from the coding sequence ATGCTTATTCATCCTTATTCTCCACATTGGAATTCCCAATTTGATGCCATCAAACAGTTCTTGGATAAGGCATTGCAGGGAATAAACTATCGGATTGAGCATATTGGGAGTACTGCTGTTCCTGGATTAGCCGCTAAGCCCATTATTGATATTGATATCGTGTATAAAGATCCTATTGATTTTCATTCTATTAAAACAGCATTGGAAGTAATCGGCTATTCCCACAAAGGTAATCAGGGAATTGAAGATCGGGAAGTCTTTAAACGACAAGAGGGTGGGCAACACGAAGTGCTTGATTCCATCCGACACCATTTATATGTTTGTTCTGCTGACAGTCCTGCTCTCCAACGCCATTTGATAACACGAGATTATTTGCGCAATAATGAATGGGCAAAGGCAGAATACCAGCAATTAAAGTATGACCTTGCCGAAAAAGCAGGCCAAGACCAGAAATCCTATGCAGCCCTTAAGGAATTACACGTTAATTCATTGATAGATAAATTTTATCCTACGATTGAAAATATAGCTGAATCAAACGAAACAACCGAATCAACTAAAACTACTGAATCAACCGATACTATGGAAGTACATCACCACGCGCATCACGATCATGGAAAAAAGAATTGGAAGTCTTATTTCTGGGAATTCTTTATGTTGTTTCTAGCAGTGTTCTGCGGTTTTTTGGCAGAGTATCAGTTGGAGCATAAAATCGAAAATGATCGGGCAAAAGAATTGGCCAAAAGTCTTTACACAGAGTTGTATGAAGATTCTATTCGACTGAATAAAGTAATGGAATTGAGATTGGAGAAGGAACTGGCATTGAAATACTTGATGCAATATTTTGCTAAAGCAGATTTTAAACAGGAAGCTGACTCTGCCATTCGCGCTATGGCTTTTGCTTACATAACTGTTTCAAATAAAACAATTTTTGAGCCAACTGATGGCGTATTAATACAATTACAAAGTTCAGGTAGTAGGCGTTATTTTAAAAAGCAGTCCATACAAGATGCTATTAGTAAGCTTTATTCTAGTATCCATTTTATTCGAATGCGAAATGAAAGAGAATTACTATATATGTCTAATTCATTGCGTACTTTTTATTTAAAGCATTTGGACTATATGTGGTTGGAACAATTTATGAATAGTGGTAAGCTTAGTGTTGCAGATGCTTACTTAAGAAAGAACCCGGTGAATGAGATAAAGCCATTTTTTAAGAAGCCAGAACAAATGGATAGGGATGAAGCAATTAACCTCGCGGGAAATTTATTATTAATGATGAGGGGAATTAAATTAACAACTTGGCCAGATTATAGAGCTTCTGCAACTTCTGTTATGAGTCAGTTAAGGCAGGAATATGACTTTGATTAA
- the pulA gene encoding type I pullulanase — protein MQNFLLFILLIIATQIAAQDPTANYPIYTGNDLGLTYTAKGSTFKIWAPTASAVRINLYKSDMGGDLYRTAALEKTLNGVWQITINENIKDQYYTFQVNINGVWSAETLDPYAKACGTNGVRAQVINLRETNPVGWEKDQSPAFSNRNLQTDAIIYELHVRDASIHPNSGIKNKGKFLGLAESGTKNAAGFSTGLSHIKELGVTHIHLLPFYDYNSVDETKQNQYNWGYDPVNYNIPEGSYSTNPADGKQRIKELKQTIQAIHSNGLRVIMDVVYNHTALTQQSNFNVFAPDYYYRKRPDGTFSDASACGNETASDKAMFRKFMLESVLYWVKEYHVDGFRFDLMGIHDIETMNLIADTLRKIKPSIVLYGEGWTAGGSPLSDDKRALKKNASMLKGIAVFSDDMRDGIKGSVFNIDDRGFATGKIDNAESVKFGVVAAGQHPQIDYDKVNYSKASYTSSPAGVINYADCHDNNILWDKIALSYKDATEKQRIKMHELAYAIVLTAQGTPFLTAGSEFLRTKYGVENSFNSGDSINAINWSLKSKHFATYQYLRTLIAIRKAHPAFRMQTAQQIAQYLLFQSDLPKGVIGYTINGAAVGDTWKKIWVGYNGNLTAEKVALPAGNWKIASIHSQSSLVGNQLIIDGSSAVILYQ, from the coding sequence ATGCAAAACTTTTTATTATTTATTCTGCTCATTATTGCTACTCAAATAGCAGCCCAAGACCCTACCGCCAATTATCCTATTTATACAGGTAACGATTTAGGATTGACTTATACGGCTAAAGGTTCAACTTTTAAAATTTGGGCGCCAACTGCCTCCGCGGTTCGAATTAATTTGTACAAATCCGATATGGGCGGCGATTTATATCGCACCGCTGCATTAGAAAAAACTTTGAATGGCGTTTGGCAAATTACTATCAATGAAAACATCAAAGATCAGTATTATACTTTTCAGGTAAATATCAATGGAGTATGGAGTGCGGAAACATTGGATCCCTATGCCAAAGCTTGTGGCACGAATGGAGTAAGAGCACAAGTAATTAATTTGAGAGAAACCAACCCTGTAGGCTGGGAAAAAGATCAATCTCCTGCTTTCTCGAATCGGAATTTGCAAACCGATGCAATCATTTATGAATTACATGTTCGAGACGCTAGTATTCATCCCAATAGCGGGATAAAAAATAAAGGTAAATTTCTAGGGTTGGCAGAAAGTGGGACTAAAAATGCAGCCGGATTTTCTACAGGACTTTCTCATATTAAAGAGTTGGGGGTAACTCATATTCATTTGCTGCCTTTTTACGATTACAATAGTGTAGACGAAACTAAGCAGAACCAATACAACTGGGGCTATGATCCCGTAAACTATAATATTCCAGAAGGTTCTTATAGTACCAATCCTGCAGATGGCAAACAACGTATTAAAGAATTGAAGCAGACCATACAGGCAATACACAGTAATGGCTTGCGAGTAATCATGGATGTGGTATACAATCATACTGCTTTAACACAGCAATCCAATTTTAATGTATTCGCACCGGACTATTATTATCGCAAACGTCCCGATGGAACTTTTTCAGATGCCAGTGCTTGCGGTAATGAAACAGCAAGCGATAAAGCCATGTTTAGAAAGTTTATGCTGGAAAGTGTTTTGTATTGGGTAAAGGAATATCATGTGGATGGATTCCGTTTTGATTTGATGGGGATACATGATATTGAAACAATGAATCTGATAGCTGATACGCTGCGAAAAATTAAACCTTCTATTGTTTTGTATGGAGAGGGATGGACAGCTGGGGGATCACCACTGTCTGATGATAAGAGAGCGCTAAAGAAAAATGCAAGCATGCTCAAAGGTATAGCTGTTTTTAGTGACGATATGCGGGATGGCATTAAAGGAAGTGTTTTTAATATTGATGACCGGGGTTTTGCTACTGGTAAAATCGACAATGCGGAGTCGGTAAAATTTGGTGTGGTAGCTGCAGGACAGCATCCCCAAATTGATTACGATAAAGTAAATTATTCAAAAGCATCCTATACTTCGAGTCCAGCGGGTGTAATTAATTATGCAGATTGTCACGATAATAATATTCTTTGGGATAAGATTGCCCTATCTTATAAAGATGCTACGGAGAAACAGCGCATCAAAATGCATGAACTGGCCTATGCGATTGTTTTAACTGCACAGGGTACGCCATTTTTAACTGCGGGTTCAGAGTTCTTGAGGACTAAGTATGGAGTAGAGAATTCATTTAACAGTGGGGATAGCATCAATGCCATTAACTGGAGTTTGAAGTCCAAGCACTTTGCTACGTATCAGTATCTCCGGACTTTAATTGCAATTAGAAAAGCACACCCGGCCTTCAGAATGCAGACTGCTCAACAAATTGCCCAATACTTGTTGTTTCAATCTGATTTGCCCAAAGGAGTGATTGGATATACTATAAATGGGGCTGCAGTAGGAGATACTTGGAAAAAAATCTGGGTAGGCTATAATGGAAATCTAACGGCGGAAAAGGTTGCATTGCCGGCTGGAAATTGGAAAATTGCTTCTATCCACAGCCAATCTTCTTTGGTTGGAAATCAATTGATCATTGATGGTAGTTCTGCGGTGATTTTGTATCAATAA
- a CDS encoding DUF1572 domain-containing protein yields MQNEFLISAKQQFEYYKNLAEKTFSRLTDEQLNWKYNEESNSIAIIAKHMVGNMLSRWTDVFTTDGEKEWRMRDGEFEEELLTRVVLLEKWERGWQCFYEVLDNLSVEDLDRTIYIRKEPWTVTAAINRQLAHYPYHVGQIVFIGKMVCDANWESLSIPKKVK; encoded by the coding sequence ATGCAAAACGAGTTTCTAATTAGTGCAAAACAGCAATTCGAATATTATAAAAATTTAGCGGAAAAGACTTTTTCTCGCTTAACAGATGAACAATTGAATTGGAAATACAATGAAGAGAGTAATTCTATTGCCATTATAGCAAAACATATGGTTGGTAATATGCTTTCTCGCTGGACAGATGTATTTACAACAGATGGTGAAAAAGAATGGCGGATGCGCGACGGTGAGTTCGAAGAGGAATTACTAACAAGGGTAGTTCTCCTTGAAAAGTGGGAGAGAGGTTGGCAATGTTTTTATGAGGTACTCGATAATTTGTCTGTAGAGGATTTAGACAGAACCATCTATATCAGAAAGGAACCTTGGACAGTTACGGCAGCTATCAATCGCCAGCTGGCCCATTATCCTTATCATGTAGGTCAAATTGTTTTTATCGGTAAAATGGTATGTGATGCAAACTGGGAGTCCTTGTCTATTCCAAAGAAAGTAAAATGA